Proteins co-encoded in one Neodiprion lecontei isolate iyNeoLeco1 chromosome 3, iyNeoLeco1.1, whole genome shotgun sequence genomic window:
- the LOC107219611 gene encoding uncharacterized protein LOC107219611 isoform X1 has protein sequence MLQKAVIALVLSSCMIGLCVCIPTRIAGDLAILRLCNASSTVSLDTVNSVLIHRDMHHSHAKTDALKCFLLCIYVEYGWMDRDGGFELHSIRSALQAAQVPQDRIEMLSYGCTAIESSSPCNRASIFTECFWLHTANGLQEATAGPAMK, from the exons ATGTTGCAGAAAGCGGTTATTGCGCTTGTGCTTTCCAGCTGCATGATTGGTTTATGCGTCTGTATTCCTACG AGAATCGCCGGCGACTTGGCTATTCTTCGTCTCTGTAATGCCTCGAGTACAGTCAGTTTGGACACGGTTAATTCGGTCCTGATCCATCGCGACATGCATCATTCGCATGCGAAAACGGACGCGCTCAAG TGTTTCCTGCTCTGCATTTACGTCGAATACGGTTGG ATGGATCGTGATGGAGGCTTCGAATTGCACAGCATTAGATCAGCTTTGCAGGCAGCTCAGGTTCCTCAAGATCGGATCGAGATGCTGTCATACGGATGTACGGCAATTG AATCGTCAAGTCCTTGTAATCGAGCGTCTATCTTCACCGAATGTTTCTGGTTGCATACCGCAAATGGATTACAAGAAGCGACAGCAGGACCTGCCATGAAATAA
- the LOC107219634 gene encoding zinc metalloproteinase nas-13: MAIERSALLLTILLATSSAWPYFRRRDIFDNAVDSPNGPMGYMRNFEEVLHALPNNDTGRKVAEWHEQMEINPEELGEYAEGDILFPEGMGRNGLKSETMRWPGGVVPYMISPYFTGVALNLIHEAMDDFHKNTCIKFKPYAGEETDYIRIAAGNTGCWSSVGRTGGRQDVNLQVPGCVTKKGTIIHELMHAVGFLHEQNRWERDDHVLINWGNIQSGRRNNFERATKETTDAFGVGYDYGSVMHYSSNAFSTNGKPTIEPKEPGGLLSMVGEYFFGKTKAVLGQREGFSTKDIQKIRRMYKCAKRRRSYN; this comes from the exons ATGGCAATAGAACGATCAGCTTTACTCCTGACAATTTTGCTGGCCACATCTTCAGCCTGGCCGTATTTCCGACGTCGCGACATATTTGACAACGCGGTGGACAGTCCCAACGGGCCGATGGGCTACATGCGAAATTTCGAGGAGGTTCTTCACGCTCTGCCGAATAATGACACCGGAAGAAAGGTCGCCGAATGGCACGAGCAGATGGAGATTAATCCAGAGGAGCTAGGGGAATACGCCGAGGGTGACATCCTCTTCCCGGAAGGAATGGGTCGCAACGGTCTCAAGTCGGAGACAATGCGGTGGCCCGGGGGTGTAGTCCCTTACATGATCAGCCCATATTTCA CCGGAGTGGCTTTGAACCTGATCCACGAAGCCATGGATGACTTCCACAAAAATACGTGCATCAAGTTCAAACCCTACGCCGGAGAAGAGACCGATTACATAAGAATTGCAGCCGGGAACACCGGGTGCTGGAGCAGCGTAGGTCGTACCGGAGGTAGGCAGGATGTGAACCTCCAGGTACCGGGATGTGTCACCAAAAAGGGAACAATAATTCACGAACTGATGCACGCGGTTGGGTTTTTGCACGAACAGAACAGATGGGAACGCGACGATCACGTCCTCATCAACTGGGGCAACATCCAATCAG GGCGCAGGAACAACTTCGAGAGGGCAACGAAGGAAACCACCGACGCATTTGGTGTCGGGTATGACTATGGCAGCGTAATGCATTATTCGTCGAACGCTTTTTCCACTAATGGGAAGCCGACTATTGAGCCCAAG GAGCCCGGCGGTCTTCTCTCGATGGTCGGTGAGTATTTCTTCGGTAAAACCAAGGCAGTTCTTGGACAGCGCGAAGGGTTCAGTACGAAAGACATCCAAAAGATCCGACGCATGTACAAGTGTGCCAAGCGAAGGAGGAGCTACAACTAA
- the LOC107219631 gene encoding glucose dehydrogenase [FAD, quinone], producing the protein MSCNCPLTASSGPTLASTCGGPSFMLFMGLLEVFLRSQCDLEDPCNRPQSRDYVDTRYDFIVIGGGSAGATIAARLSEENRFSVLLLEAGLDEPTGTQIPSFFFNFIGSDIDWRYTTESEDEACLNKDDKKCYWPRGKVLGGTSVMNGMMYMRGSRKDFDDWASLGNPGWSYQEVLPYFMRSEDNQQIDVMDSGYHATGGPLTITQFPYHPPLSKAIMEAGKELGYPVLDLNGRSHTGFTIAQTTSRNGSRLSTARAFLRPARNRRNLHIMLNSTATRVLLDSNKRAIGVEFFFDGKLHQVMANKEVIVSGGAVNSPQILLNSGIGPSEELQAVDVPVLHNLPGVGKNLHNHVAFGVGFTINDTDTTPLNWATAMEYLLFRDGLMSGTGISEATAMINTKYANPRDDHPDIQLIFGGYLADCAETGMVGEKKGANRSIYIIPTLLHPKSRGYLRLRSSDPLDKPMIYPKYLTVPEDVARLVEGIKFAVRLAETDALKRYGFQLDKTPVKNCEHLKFGCDAYWECAVKHDTAPENHQAGSCKMGPANDPMAVVDNELRVRGIRNLRVADTSIMPRVTSGNTNAPAIMIAEKAADMIKRTWIG; encoded by the exons ATGAGCTGCAATTGCCCTTTGACGGCGTCATCGGGGCCAACGTTGGCTTCGACCTGCGGTGGCCCGTCCTTCATGCTCTTCATGGGTCTCCTCGAGGTTTTTCTGCGGAGCCAGTGCGACCTCGAGGATCCTTGCAACCGGCCGCAATCTCGAGATTACGTCGACACAAG ATACGATTTCATCGTTATAGGAGGTGGCAGTGCGGGGGCGACAATCGCCGCCCGATTGTCAGAGGAAAATAGGTTTTCGGTGTTGCTGTTGGAGGCGGGTTTGGACGAACCGACGGGCACTCAGATTCCatcgtttttcttcaatttcatagGAAGCGATATAGACTGGAGATACACGACGGAGAGCGAGGACGAAGCTTGTCTAAATAAAGATGACAAAAAGTGCTACTGGCCCAGAGGAAAG GTCCTAGGAGGCACCAGCGTGATGAACGGTATGATGTACATGCGGGGATCCCGTAAGGACTTCGACGACTGGGCCAGCCTTGGCAATCCTGGATGGTCCTACCAGGAAGTCCTTCCATATTTCATGCGGAGTGAGGATAATCAACAGATCGACGTGATGGACTCCGGCTACCACGCTACTGGAGGACCTTTGACTATCACCCAATTCCCCTACCATCCACCCCTCAGCAAGGCCATCATGGAGGCCGGAAAGGAACTTG GGTACCCGGTGCTCGATCTGAACGGACGCTCCCACACCGGGTTCACAATTGCTCAAACCACTTCGCGTAATGGCTCGAGGCTGTCAACGGCACGCGCCTTCCTGAGGCCGGCACGGAACCGCCGCAACCTCCACATAATGCTCAACTCAACGGCGACGAGGGTTCTCCTGGACAGCAACAAGCGGGCCATCGGCGTGGAATTTTTCTTCGATGGAAAACTCCACCAGGTTATGGCCAACAAAGAGGTCATCGTCAGCGGAG GCGCCGTAAACTCACCCCAAATCTTGCTGAACAGTGGAATCGGTCCCAGTGAAGAATTGCAGGCGGTCGATGTCCCCGTTCTTCATAACTTACCAGGCGTGGGGAAAAACCTTCACAATCACGTCGCTTTTGGAGTGGGATTCACCATCAATGACACGGACACGACGCCGTTGAACTGGGCCACTGCAATGGAGTATCTCCTCTTCAGGGATGGCCTCATGTCAGGCACCG GCATATCGGAAGCGACTGCAATGATCAACACGAAGTATGCAAATCCTCGAGACGATCATCCTGACATCCAGCTGATATTCGGAGGATACCTCGCGGATTGCGCGGAGACAGGAATGGTCGGAGAAAAGAAGGGAGCCAATCGTAGCATCTACATAATCCCCACGCTGTTGCACCCGAAGAGCCGTGGGTACCTTCGACTGAGGAGCAGCGACCCTCTCGACAAGCCGATGATCTATCCGAAGTACCTTACAGTCCCAGAGGACGTAGCGCGCCTCGTCGAAGGCATCAAGTTCGCCGTGAGACTGGCGGAAACCGATGCCCTGAAAAGGTACGGCTTTCAGCTCGACAAAACGCCGGTGAAGAACTGCGAGCACTTGAAGTTCGGGTGTGACGCCTACTGGGAATGCGCTGTTAAGCATGACACTGCGCCGGAAAATCATCAGGCTGGATCGTGCAAGATGGGACCAGCCAACGATCCGATGGCAGTCGTCGACAACGAGCTCAGGGTGCGAGGCATCAGGAATCTGAGGGTGGCCGACACGAGCATCATGCCAAGAGTGACGTCAGGAAATACCAACGCCCCGGCTATCATGATCGCCGAGAAAGCTGCCGACATGATAAAGAGGACGTGGATCGGGTGA
- the LOC107219611 gene encoding uncharacterized protein LOC107219611 isoform X2, whose product MLQKAVIALVLSSCMIGLCVCIPTRIAGDLAILRLCNASSTVSLDTVNSVLIHRDMHHSHAKTDALKMDRDGGFELHSIRSALQAAQVPQDRIEMLSYGCTAIESSSPCNRASIFTECFWLHTANGLQEATAGPAMK is encoded by the exons ATGTTGCAGAAAGCGGTTATTGCGCTTGTGCTTTCCAGCTGCATGATTGGTTTATGCGTCTGTATTCCTACG AGAATCGCCGGCGACTTGGCTATTCTTCGTCTCTGTAATGCCTCGAGTACAGTCAGTTTGGACACGGTTAATTCGGTCCTGATCCATCGCGACATGCATCATTCGCATGCGAAAACGGACGCGCTCAAG ATGGATCGTGATGGAGGCTTCGAATTGCACAGCATTAGATCAGCTTTGCAGGCAGCTCAGGTTCCTCAAGATCGGATCGAGATGCTGTCATACGGATGTACGGCAATTG AATCGTCAAGTCCTTGTAATCGAGCGTCTATCTTCACCGAATGTTTCTGGTTGCATACCGCAAATGGATTACAAGAAGCGACAGCAGGACCTGCCATGAAATAA